A DNA window from Candidatus Ancaeobacter aquaticus contains the following coding sequences:
- a CDS encoding biopolymer transporter ExbD: MKFKKILRYDKGWIDFVPFLNVVLLLNIFFVITSTLIYQPGIKVTVPTAQHIDLNKEQDVTVVSITKDDRIYIREKWVKKADFKNKMTIVSQNAPNTLVVIKADSNVLHDRIVSIMDIAIEAGIKRLSIAASPRNMQKK; the protein is encoded by the coding sequence ATGAAGTTTAAAAAAATATTACGTTACGATAAAGGGTGGATAGATTTTGTTCCATTTCTTAATGTAGTCTTACTCCTTAACATATTCTTTGTGATAACCTCAACACTTATCTATCAACCAGGAATAAAAGTTACTGTGCCTACTGCTCAGCATATTGATTTGAATAAAGAGCAGGATGTGACCGTTGTATCGATTACGAAGGATGATAGAATCTATATTCGCGAAAAGTGGGTGAAGAAGGCTGATTTTAAAAATAAAATGACAATAGTTTCCCAGAATGCACCGAACACACTTGTTGTGATAAAGGCCGATAGTAATGTGTTGCACGATAGAATTGTTTCGATAATGGATATAGCAATTGAAGCAGGGATTAAACGCCTGTCTATTGCAGCATCTCCACGAAATATGCAAAAAAAATAA
- a CDS encoding MotA/TolQ/ExbB proton channel family protein, which produces MLDIFILGGPVMVFIGLISIVAFAVFMYKTFHLRRAQIDTQKFMNGLANVIKKKNHIEAITICNETPGPISAVLRAGLLKYQKSEDQVRKAMEVASLNEIPRLEKDTPMLLNIAYVAPLFGFLGTIIGLIKVFMRIQERGGIFNASDIAGGVWESLLCSAAGIVVAIPSFLAYNYLMNRAQLIVLDMERSATELVAILFEKEEDV; this is translated from the coding sequence ATGTTAGATATTTTTATCCTCGGCGGACCGGTGATGGTGTTTATCGGACTGATTTCAATTGTAGCATTTGCGGTTTTTATGTATAAAACATTCCATTTGCGACGAGCACAAATTGATACACAGAAGTTTATGAACGGTTTAGCCAATGTGATAAAGAAAAAAAATCATATAGAAGCTATAACAATATGCAATGAAACACCTGGTCCTATATCTGCAGTCTTGAGAGCCGGTTTATTAAAGTATCAAAAGTCAGAAGATCAGGTAAGGAAAGCAATGGAAGTCGCATCATTAAATGAAATTCCTCGCTTAGAAAAAGATACTCCAATGCTCTTGAATATTGCCTATGTAGCACCCTTATTTGGCTTTCTTGGAACGATTATAGGTCTTATTAAAGTGTTTATGCGGATACAGGAAAGGGGGGGGATATTCAATGCTTCTGATATTGCCGGAGGCGTATGGGAATCATTACTTTGTTCTGCCGCAGGTATCGTTGTGGCAATACCAAGTTTTCTTGCGTATAATTATCTTATGAATCGCGCTCAATTAATTGTTTTAGATATGGAAAGGAGTGCGACGGAATTAGTAGCTATACTATTTGAAAAAGAGGAAGACGTATGA
- a CDS encoding tetratricopeptide repeat protein has product MSKIPLKISILIIVLQCVLCLGMHKEAESFPFIQRDNETSLFNRAQNAFNDELYDVAIRQYERFVEEYPDSKHIEAANILLGESYLAQKKYNKALICFYKVVDKSQALKEKGMYLIASAYFQKGEYENAITNCDELLSISPDTEFGKDAYFLKGRGYTSLGKYTMALTEYRELLKMKENDAFNDYVRYECARTYNLLKEYNKSIALLRELKESLKTQKILPEINYLLGHNFKSLGKYKDAVTVFEENSKIDPTEKIAYSSLYEQGECYTALKEYKLSEKCFQKIISEYPQSNSVEYAQLTCARTMLLNKENEEAIKLLDTLVKESKNDDVISHAYYTSGVASIKEKKYLDASGMLQKALEKSSDDSLTMKIYDAWARSLFAEGKKEQAIAVLRDAVVKGSDQKTYIGIEVLLGDALFNEKNYLDAIKIYEEIHEIHQEELSSPIISHIYYQQGMAYYHLKKYDAAIRYFQLVRKAKKESPYLDKALYYEGVSQIGNGNNNEAISILTLLLKSSEDRSLKEDALYSLANAHCNLRQYNEAIEFYEKILSDKLDKGIVEKSMFEYGWALSYAGREDDALKIFKKYISQYSEGEKVPEAEFWVGYYYFTHHEYVKARAIFNGIAKKHARSSVADDALFIASRSSFALGDLKNAVWYLKRLRNEYPKSSLQKDALFGLGDIFSMMKMYKPALRYFQKITRDYPQGILYYDAKGRIGDMYYAQKNYDRAVHAYNSVYESDDGSLKAQSLYKIAECYSAMGNKERAIEEYLKVIYEYSTHSYWYSLSAFKVGAFYEKRDEWVKAVHVYQKVVDMNAYDYERAQDIIESIKKEHWKLFK; this is encoded by the coding sequence ATGTCAAAAATTCCACTCAAAATAAGCATTCTTATTATTGTGCTTCAATGTGTGCTGTGTTTAGGCATGCACAAAGAAGCTGAGTCATTTCCTTTTATTCAGAGAGATAATGAAACTTCATTATTCAATAGAGCGCAAAATGCATTTAACGATGAGTTGTATGATGTAGCTATAAGGCAGTATGAGAGGTTTGTCGAAGAATACCCTGATTCTAAGCACATTGAGGCTGCGAATATTCTTTTGGGCGAAAGCTATCTTGCTCAAAAGAAATATAATAAAGCGCTTATATGTTTCTATAAAGTTGTTGATAAATCACAGGCGTTAAAAGAAAAAGGAATGTATTTAATCGCATCCGCATATTTTCAAAAAGGAGAATATGAGAACGCAATAACGAATTGTGATGAACTTTTATCCATTAGTCCGGATACAGAATTTGGCAAAGATGCATATTTTTTGAAAGGAAGAGGCTATACGTCTTTGGGTAAATACACAATGGCTTTAACTGAATATAGAGAGCTATTAAAGATGAAAGAAAACGATGCGTTTAATGATTACGTTCGGTATGAATGTGCAAGGACATACAATCTTCTTAAGGAATATAATAAATCTATTGCACTTCTGCGTGAGTTAAAAGAATCACTCAAAACACAAAAGATACTACCAGAAATAAATTATTTGTTAGGACATAATTTTAAAAGTCTGGGTAAGTACAAAGATGCCGTTACTGTGTTTGAAGAAAATAGTAAGATCGATCCCACTGAGAAAATTGCGTACAGCTCGCTTTATGAGCAGGGTGAATGTTATACTGCACTTAAAGAATACAAGTTATCTGAGAAATGCTTTCAAAAAATTATTTCAGAGTATCCTCAAAGCAATAGTGTCGAATACGCACAGCTAACATGTGCACGAACAATGCTCCTCAATAAGGAGAATGAAGAGGCTATAAAACTTCTTGATACGCTTGTTAAAGAATCTAAAAATGATGATGTTATTTCGCATGCATATTACACATCGGGGGTAGCCTCAATCAAAGAAAAGAAATATCTGGATGCAAGTGGCATGTTGCAAAAAGCATTAGAGAAATCATCAGATGATTCTTTAACGATGAAAATATATGATGCATGGGCACGTTCATTATTTGCGGAAGGGAAGAAAGAACAGGCAATTGCTGTCTTGAGAGACGCGGTAGTCAAAGGATCTGACCAAAAGACTTATATTGGAATAGAAGTATTGTTAGGTGATGCTTTGTTTAATGAAAAGAATTATTTGGATGCAATTAAAATATATGAAGAAATACATGAAATCCATCAGGAGGAATTGTCGTCGCCTATTATTAGTCATATCTATTACCAACAGGGAATGGCGTATTATCATCTCAAGAAATATGATGCCGCTATCCGATATTTTCAATTAGTGCGAAAGGCAAAGAAAGAGTCACCTTATTTAGATAAGGCCTTATATTATGAAGGGGTGTCTCAAATTGGTAACGGAAACAACAATGAAGCGATCAGTATTCTGACTTTATTGTTGAAGAGTAGTGAGGATAGGTCTCTTAAAGAAGATGCATTGTATTCATTGGCAAATGCACACTGCAATCTTCGGCAGTATAATGAAGCTATTGAGTTTTATGAAAAGATACTTTCGGATAAACTAGATAAGGGCATTGTAGAAAAGAGCATGTTTGAATATGGGTGGGCTCTTTCATATGCTGGTAGAGAAGACGATGCTTTAAAAATATTTAAAAAATATATTTCTCAATATTCTGAAGGAGAAAAAGTGCCTGAAGCAGAGTTTTGGGTAGGGTATTATTATTTTACGCACCATGAGTATGTTAAAGCACGTGCTATATTTAATGGTATAGCAAAAAAACATGCGCGTTCCTCTGTAGCTGATGATGCATTATTTATAGCCTCTCGTAGCTCTTTTGCTCTTGGAGACCTAAAAAATGCTGTATGGTATCTTAAGCGGTTGCGTAATGAATATCCAAAATCTTCTTTGCAGAAAGATGCTCTTTTTGGCCTCGGAGATATATTCTCTATGATGAAAATGTATAAGCCTGCATTACGTTATTTCCAAAAAATTACACGCGATTACCCACAAGGGATACTCTATTATGATGCTAAGGGAAGAATCGGTGATATGTATTATGCTCAAAAGAATTATGATAGAGCCGTGCATGCATATAACAGTGTTTATGAATCAGATGATGGAAGTTTAAAGGCGCAATCGTTGTACAAAATAGCAGAGTGTTATTCTGCAATGGGAAATAAGGAACGGGCGATAGAGGAGTATCTTAAAGTTATCTATGAATATAGTACTCACTCTTATTGGTATTCATTATCAGCATTTAAAGTAGGAGCGTTCTACGAAAAAAGAGATGAGTGGGTAAAAGCTGTACACGTATATCAAAAAGTTGTTGATATGAATGCGTATGATTATGAACGGGCACAAGATATTATTGAATCAATCAAAAAAGAACATTGGAAGCTATTCAAATAA
- a CDS encoding RluA family pseudouridine synthase: MTENIRLTIDEEEENERIDKYIASFLEGQSRSYIQKLIKNGDVLINGKCVKPNCHTKNKDEIEIHIPDPVILDVVPENIPITVLYEDDSYIVLNKSAGMVVHPASGNFAGTLVNALLYHTENLSDINGVLRPGIVHRLDKDTTGCLVVAKTNHSHRNLSKQFETRLVKKEYCAIVKGVIKEDNGVIDIGIARHPVMRKKMKAAEYGRQAVSVYGVIERFKDATYVRVYPKTGRTHQIRVHLSHIGYPILGDDLYCRNSVIRHTCAISRQMLHAERLQFFHPDTAEFKEYVAPLPSDMKEAIACLRKLE, translated from the coding sequence ATGACTGAGAATATTAGGCTTACAATTGATGAAGAAGAAGAAAATGAGCGTATTGATAAATACATCGCATCATTTCTTGAAGGTCAATCACGATCATATATACAGAAACTTATCAAAAACGGTGACGTGTTAATTAATGGAAAGTGTGTCAAACCTAACTGTCACACGAAAAACAAAGATGAGATAGAAATACATATCCCTGATCCGGTAATCTTAGATGTTGTTCCAGAAAATATTCCGATTACAGTGCTATACGAAGATGACTCTTATATTGTCTTAAACAAGAGCGCTGGGATGGTTGTTCATCCAGCAAGCGGCAATTTTGCGGGGACTCTTGTAAACGCGCTTTTATACCACACTGAAAATCTTTCAGATATCAATGGTGTGTTGAGACCAGGTATTGTGCATAGATTGGACAAAGATACAACGGGCTGTCTTGTTGTTGCAAAGACAAATCACTCACACAGGAACCTCTCTAAGCAGTTTGAAACAAGGCTAGTAAAAAAAGAATATTGTGCGATAGTGAAAGGTGTTATCAAGGAGGATAATGGAGTAATTGATATTGGCATAGCACGCCATCCTGTAATGAGAAAAAAAATGAAGGCAGCGGAATATGGAAGGCAGGCAGTTTCTGTTTATGGAGTTATAGAGCGCTTCAAAGATGCTACCTATGTCCGTGTGTATCCAAAAACAGGCAGAACTCATCAAATTAGAGTGCATCTTTCACATATTGGATATCCTATTCTTGGTGATGATCTCTATTGCCGCAATTCTGTTATCAGGCATACCTGTGCTATTTCCAGACAGATGTTGCATGCTGAGCGATTACAGTTTTTTCATCCTGATACGGCTGAATTTAAGGAATATGTTGCACCGCTTCCCTCTGATATGAAAGAGGCTATTGCCTGTCTGCGGAAATTAGAATAG
- the lgt gene encoding prolipoprotein diacylglyceryl transferase — translation MHPILLHFKFPIYSYGVCVAIAFLLGYYLVLKKAAIENIQKEFISDLLLVIIISGIVGSRLLYVVFNIRYFMDNPFEIVMINRGGLIVYGGIIATFIVTSIYTTMKGHKFFFIADLVVPFLALGQSLGRIGCYLNGCCYGKVTSFPVGVAFPRYSLPYFNHIDKGFINGDMYASLPVHPAQLYSSGLDLLIFVVLLLVYDKRKWNGQVFWLYVVLYPLKRFFVEFFRGDSAICGGGMTIYQIISIGVIMIGCFGYFVTKHYKDSYKL, via the coding sequence ATGCATCCTATTTTATTACATTTCAAATTTCCCATATATTCGTATGGTGTTTGTGTCGCGATAGCTTTTCTTCTTGGTTATTATCTTGTGCTTAAGAAAGCGGCAATAGAGAATATACAAAAAGAATTTATTTCAGACTTGTTGTTAGTTATTATTATTTCAGGAATAGTTGGTTCGCGACTGTTGTATGTGGTCTTTAATATACGTTATTTTATGGATAATCCATTCGAGATAGTAATGATCAATCGTGGGGGACTCATAGTCTACGGAGGTATTATTGCCACTTTTATTGTTACTTCTATATATACGACAATGAAGGGGCATAAATTTTTTTTTATAGCAGATCTCGTGGTGCCTTTTTTAGCGCTTGGGCAGTCTCTCGGAAGAATAGGATGTTATTTAAACGGATGTTGCTATGGTAAAGTTACGAGTTTTCCTGTCGGTGTTGCCTTCCCAAGATATAGTCTTCCATATTTTAACCATATTGATAAAGGATTTATTAACGGGGATATGTATGCTTCATTGCCTGTTCATCCTGCGCAATTATATTCATCAGGCTTAGATCTTCTTATTTTTGTGGTACTTTTACTTGTGTATGATAAACGAAAATGGAATGGTCAGGTTTTTTGGTTATATGTTGTATTGTATCCACTGAAACGTTTCTTTGTGGAGTTTTTTAGGGGTGATTCTGCAATATGTGGCGGGGGAATGACAATTTATCAAATTATCAGCATAGGTGTGATAATGATTGGATGTTTCGGATATTTTGTAACAAAACATTATAAAGATAGCTATAAGCTGTAA
- the lspA gene encoding signal peptidase II, which translates to MNEKSLKMHNFSARRIYIIVLCVLFLDQLSKYFANKYLILHKSVSLIDGFFDITLIHNTGAAFGILIEHTILLICISVVSLIVLIIVGLSSMGRDPYVNTALGLICGGAAGNLIDRIFHGFVIDFLDFHIHNYHWPAFNLADSSICIGTVFLLWYFVTNK; encoded by the coding sequence ATGAATGAAAAATCACTTAAGATGCATAACTTTTCAGCGAGAAGAATATATATAATCGTATTATGTGTCTTGTTTCTTGATCAATTATCTAAATATTTTGCTAATAAATATTTAATATTGCATAAAAGCGTTTCATTGATTGACGGTTTTTTTGATATTACCTTGATACACAATACCGGTGCTGCATTTGGTATTCTCATTGAACATACAATTCTTCTTATCTGCATATCGGTAGTCTCGCTTATCGTGTTAATTATTGTTGGTTTGTCTTCTATGGGGCGAGATCCTTATGTTAACACTGCATTAGGTCTCATATGCGGTGGGGCTGCAGGAAATCTCATTGATAGAATCTTTCATGGATTTGTAATAGATTTTCTTGATTTTCATATACATAACTATCACTGGCCGGCGTTTAATCTGGCGGATAGCTCTATTTGTATAGGTACAGTTTTTCTGCTGTGGTATTTTGTAACAAATAAATAG
- a CDS encoding TraR/DksA C4-type zinc finger protein — protein sequence MNKRDMKKYKEKLLDKKEQIVRSLKQIEDETLNKSQRDQSGDLSAYSLHMADVGTDNFDREFALGLMSNEQNILYEIDEAMQRMENGSYGKCETCECDISEKRLEALPSASNCRACQEKVEKKGPKA from the coding sequence ATGAATAAAAGAGACATGAAGAAATATAAAGAAAAACTATTAGATAAAAAAGAACAGATTGTACGTTCTTTAAAGCAAATAGAGGATGAAACTCTTAATAAGTCTCAACGAGATCAATCAGGAGATCTTTCGGCATATTCACTTCATATGGCTGATGTTGGCACTGATAATTTTGATAGGGAGTTTGCTCTCGGGCTCATGTCGAATGAACAGAATATACTATATGAAATAGATGAGGCTATGCAGCGTATGGAAAATGGTAGCTACGGCAAATGTGAAACGTGCGAATGTGACATCAGTGAAAAAAGGCTTGAGGCCCTGCCATCTGCAAGTAACTGTAGAGCATGCCAGGAGAAAGTCGAGAAAAAAGGTCCTAAAGCGTAG
- the ileS gene encoding isoleucine--tRNA ligase, translating into MNYKDTINLPQTAFPMKAALKDREPVILSQWKEKDMYKALRENKKGKKKFILHDGPPYANGNIHIGHALNKILKDVVIKYKTLRGYDAPYVPGWDCHGLPVEHQLFKELNKTKHDVDHVEFRKSARKYASKYVDIQKEQFKRLGVFGDWEKPYLTMNSEYVSAIIRSFSQLYKKGYIYRGLKPIYWCCKCETALAEAEIEYAEHSSPSIHVAFDFVDSFEDIVPGVKDVSIVIWTTTPWTIPANMATAVAADLSYAIVRYHDGSKERVVIILEELIGKAFETIGITHYEVIHVIKGKELEGRAYKHPFMDRVNKVVLCDFIDTSEGVGCVHIAPGHGQDDFKVGKKYNLDVFMPVNDKGLFTEAFPGFEGVHVFKANDRIIDILKDKNALLFAGKTLHSYPYCWRCKSPVIFRATPQWFIDVDSNNLRQDTLQEIKNVKWIPNRSEGRISAMVEGRPDWCLSRQRLWGVPIPAFYCKKCNTEIITEEILHNFEKMVEQSNEDVWFEKDPKEFLPEGFTCPHCSHSEFIKEKDILDVWFDSGVSHQAVLEKREELLNPADLYLEGSDQHRGWFQSAILTAMGIMNKPSYKSVLTHGFVVDGEGKKMSKSRGNVVSPLDTINSHGADILRLWVASVDYTDDVRISKEIVEQLADAYRKMRNTIRYLLGNICDFDLQENKVPYEKLTSIDKWALSHTYLLLEKVTEHYEAYDFYKAYRAIYNYCVVDMSSFYFDILKDRLYTAYRDSRQRRSAQTVLHEILLILVKVLSPILSFTAEEVWGYIDQKSRDNIESVHMSSWPSHSKDRIDNTLEKKWSKMIEVRKEVLKVLEEMRKNKVIGNSLQARVCLCAENEEIKALLDEYKDQLQAIFIVSDVEFCSREKVNDNFTNSDTIANFFIYAEKAHGEKCERCWCYSVSVGEHSEHKTICQKCVNAITQGA; encoded by the coding sequence ATGAATTATAAGGATACGATAAATCTTCCGCAAACTGCTTTTCCGATGAAAGCGGCACTAAAAGATCGCGAACCGGTCATCCTCTCTCAGTGGAAAGAGAAGGATATGTATAAAGCGCTTAGAGAGAATAAAAAAGGCAAGAAGAAATTTATTTTGCATGATGGTCCTCCATATGCGAACGGTAACATACACATTGGACACGCACTAAACAAGATATTAAAAGATGTTGTTATTAAATATAAAACATTAAGAGGTTATGATGCCCCGTATGTTCCCGGCTGGGATTGTCATGGTTTACCAGTTGAGCATCAGCTTTTTAAAGAATTGAATAAAACAAAGCATGATGTTGATCATGTTGAGTTTAGAAAAAGTGCTAGGAAGTATGCGTCAAAATATGTTGATATTCAAAAAGAGCAGTTTAAGCGATTAGGTGTTTTTGGTGATTGGGAAAAACCGTATCTTACAATGAACTCTGAATACGTTTCTGCGATAATTCGTTCTTTTTCTCAGTTATATAAAAAAGGATATATTTATAGAGGATTAAAACCAATATATTGGTGCTGCAAATGTGAAACAGCTTTAGCAGAAGCTGAGATTGAGTATGCCGAGCATTCATCACCTTCTATACATGTTGCGTTTGATTTTGTTGATTCGTTTGAAGATATTGTTCCCGGTGTGAAGGATGTTTCTATCGTTATTTGGACTACAACGCCGTGGACAATACCTGCTAATATGGCTACTGCAGTGGCCGCTGATTTGTCGTATGCCATTGTTCGTTATCATGATGGTTCAAAAGAGCGCGTGGTTATAATACTTGAGGAACTTATTGGAAAAGCTTTTGAAACAATAGGTATAACACATTATGAAGTGATACATGTTATTAAAGGTAAAGAGCTGGAGGGAAGAGCATATAAACATCCATTTATGGATCGTGTGAACAAGGTGGTATTATGCGATTTTATTGATACCAGTGAAGGTGTTGGTTGTGTCCATATAGCGCCCGGTCATGGGCAGGATGACTTTAAGGTAGGAAAAAAATATAATCTCGATGTTTTTATGCCGGTGAATGATAAAGGATTGTTTACCGAAGCTTTTCCAGGGTTTGAAGGAGTTCACGTATTTAAGGCTAATGATCGTATAATTGATATCTTGAAGGATAAAAATGCGTTGCTTTTTGCAGGAAAAACACTCCATTCGTATCCGTATTGCTGGCGTTGTAAATCACCAGTAATTTTTCGTGCAACGCCTCAATGGTTTATAGATGTCGATAGTAATAATTTAAGACAAGACACATTACAAGAAATTAAAAATGTAAAGTGGATCCCCAATAGAAGTGAAGGAAGAATATCAGCAATGGTTGAAGGACGACCTGACTGGTGTTTGTCACGACAAAGATTGTGGGGCGTTCCTATTCCCGCATTTTATTGCAAAAAATGCAATACCGAGATTATTACTGAAGAAATACTCCACAATTTCGAAAAAATGGTTGAACAGTCAAATGAAGATGTATGGTTTGAGAAGGACCCAAAAGAATTCTTGCCGGAAGGTTTCACCTGCCCGCATTGTTCTCATAGTGAGTTTATAAAAGAAAAAGATATCTTGGATGTATGGTTTGATTCTGGAGTGAGTCATCAGGCTGTTCTTGAGAAAAGAGAAGAATTATTAAATCCTGCTGATTTATATCTTGAGGGAAGTGACCAACACAGAGGCTGGTTTCAATCCGCTATACTTACAGCTATGGGAATAATGAACAAACCTTCGTACAAAAGTGTTCTCACACATGGTTTTGTTGTTGACGGAGAAGGTAAAAAGATGTCGAAGTCGAGAGGAAATGTTGTTTCTCCGTTGGATACAATTAATTCGCACGGTGCGGATATTTTGCGGTTGTGGGTAGCAAGTGTTGACTATACTGATGATGTAAGAATTTCAAAGGAAATTGTAGAGCAGCTAGCTGATGCATACAGGAAAATGAGAAATACAATACGGTATCTTTTAGGTAATATTTGTGATTTTGATCTCCAGGAGAATAAAGTTCCTTATGAGAAGCTTACCTCTATTGATAAATGGGCGCTATCACATACATATCTATTGTTAGAAAAGGTGACTGAGCATTATGAAGCGTATGACTTTTATAAGGCGTATCGAGCTATTTATAATTATTGTGTTGTTGATATGAGTTCATTCTATTTCGATATTTTAAAAGATAGACTATATACTGCCTATAGAGATTCGCGCCAGCGGAGATCCGCTCAAACCGTATTACACGAAATATTGTTAATTCTAGTCAAAGTTCTTTCACCTATATTGTCTTTTACCGCAGAAGAGGTATGGGGGTATATTGATCAGAAAAGCCGAGATAATATCGAGAGTGTTCATATGTCATCGTGGCCGAGCCATTCCAAAGATCGTATAGATAATACGTTAGAGAAAAAATGGTCAAAAATGATAGAGGTGAGGAAAGAAGTGCTCAAAGTACTTGAAGAGATGAGAAAAAACAAGGTTATTGGTAATTCCTTACAAGCAAGAGTATGCTTATGTGCTGAGAATGAGGAGATTAAAGCACTTTTAGACGAGTATAAAGACCAATTACAAGCGATTTTTATCGTCTCAGATGTAGAATTCTGTTCTCGTGAAAAAGTTAATGACAATTTTACGAATTCTGATACAATTGCGAACTTCTTTATTTATGCAGAGAAAGCTCATGGAGAGAAATGTGAGCGCTGCTGGTGTTATAGTGTCTCTGTAGGAGAGCACTCAGAACATAAAACAATATGTCAGAAGTGTGTAAATGCGATAACTCAAGGGGCCTAA
- a CDS encoding GDP-mannose 4,6-dehydratase — MNILVTGGAGFIGSHLVERCIAEGHRVICVDNFDTFYDPKIKEKNLSNVINHDMFTLYRDDIRDAKRMDTIFSNTKPDIVIHLAARAGVRPSIKDPLIYEDVNLKGTMNILECVRKYKVKKMIFSSSSSVYGSRTNIPFKEDEFAQKPISPYAATKMAGEMLCYTYHHLYQIPIICLRLFTVYGPRQRPEMAIHKFTRALLSNEEITLYGDGASARDYTFVSDIVSGIVASIEVECNYEIMNLGDSETVKLSTLIELIQKNCGCNGKITYLGNQPGDVPVTCASIECATKVLKYKPKVNIAEGIEKFVQWYKSEFDING, encoded by the coding sequence ATGAACATTTTAGTTACCGGTGGGGCAGGTTTTATTGGGTCACATCTTGTTGAGCGATGCATAGCCGAAGGGCACAGAGTTATTTGTGTTGATAACTTTGATACTTTTTATGATCCGAAAATCAAAGAGAAGAATCTCAGTAACGTTATTAATCACGATATGTTTACTCTTTATCGCGATGATATTCGTGATGCCAAGAGGATGGACACTATATTTTCTAATACAAAACCAGATATTGTTATTCATTTGGCTGCACGTGCTGGTGTTCGTCCGTCAATCAAGGATCCCCTTATTTATGAAGATGTCAATCTAAAGGGGACTATGAACATTCTTGAATGTGTTCGGAAATATAAAGTAAAAAAAATGATTTTTAGTTCATCGTCATCTGTATATGGCTCGCGTACAAATATTCCGTTTAAAGAGGATGAATTTGCTCAAAAACCAATTTCACCGTATGCGGCAACAAAAATGGCTGGTGAAATGTTGTGTTATACGTATCATCACCTGTACCAAATCCCTATAATATGTTTACGTTTATTTACAGTCTACGGGCCGCGTCAACGACCTGAGATGGCAATTCATAAATTTACCCGTGCATTATTATCAAATGAAGAGATAACTCTCTATGGAGATGGTGCATCTGCCCGTGATTATACATTTGTAAGCGATATTGTTAGCGGCATAGTCGCTTCAATAGAGGTGGAGTGTAATTACGAAATTATGAATTTGGGTGACTCAGAAACAGTAAAGCTGAGCACATTGATAGAACTGATCCAGAAGAATTGCGGTTGTAATGGGAAAATAACCTATTTGGGTAATCAGCCGGGTGATGTTCCTGTAACGTGTGCATCAATTGAGTGCGCCACGAAAGTTCTTAAGTACAAGCCGAAAGTAAATATAGCTGAAGGCATTGAAAAATTTGTACAGTGGTACAAAAGTGAATTTGATATAAACGGATAG